From the Paraburkholderia sp. PREW-6R genome, one window contains:
- the rqpR gene encoding response regulator transcription factor RqpR (The RqpSR system (Regulating Quorum sensing and Pathogenicity Sensor kinase and Response regulator) co-occurs with and modulates the expression of cis-2-dodecenoic acid quorum-sensing systems.), translated as MSLRILLVDDHAVVRQGVRQLLLDRGVAREVTEAQSGGEALEAVTHRTYDVVLLDISLPDMNGVEVLKRLKRKAPRVAVLMFSMYREDQYAVRALKAGAAGYLSKTADAAQMIAAIHQVTLGRKYVSPAMAEALADYVSFDGEQMPHEKLSDREYQTLCMLASGKRLTDIAATLSLSVKTVSVYRTRLLEKMKLRNNAELTFYVMSNRLVDLNPAMAG; from the coding sequence ATGAGCCTGCGCATCCTGCTCGTCGACGACCACGCCGTGGTTCGCCAGGGCGTCCGACAGTTGCTGCTCGACCGCGGTGTCGCCCGTGAGGTCACCGAGGCGCAAAGCGGCGGCGAAGCGCTCGAAGCCGTCACGCACCGCACTTACGACGTCGTGCTGCTCGACATTTCGCTGCCGGATATGAACGGCGTCGAGGTGCTCAAGCGGCTCAAGCGCAAGGCGCCACGCGTGGCGGTACTGATGTTCTCGATGTACCGGGAAGATCAGTACGCCGTGCGCGCGCTGAAGGCGGGGGCGGCCGGCTATCTGTCCAAAACGGCCGACGCCGCGCAGATGATCGCCGCGATCCACCAGGTCACGTTAGGCCGTAAATACGTGAGCCCGGCGATGGCCGAGGCATTGGCCGACTACGTATCTTTCGACGGCGAACAGATGCCGCACGAAAAGCTCTCCGATCGCGAGTACCAAACCCTGTGCATGCTCGCGTCGGGCAAACGGCTGACCGATATCGCTGCCACGCTGTCGCTGTCCGTAAAAACAGTCAGCGTGTATCGCACCCGTCTGCTCGAGAAAATGAAACTGCGCAATAACGCCGAGCTGACGTTCTATGTGATGAGCAACCGGCTCGTCGATCTGAATCCGGCGATGGCAGGCTGA